One window of Camelus dromedarius isolate mCamDro1 chromosome 18, mCamDro1.pat, whole genome shotgun sequence genomic DNA carries:
- the CHGB gene encoding secretogranin-1 yields MQPAVLLGFLGATMLAAVSSMPVDNRNHNEEMVTRCIIEVLSSALSKSNAPPITPECRQILRKSGKEVKDEEKSENENTRFEVRLLRDPADTSEAHRASSREDAGAPGEDTQGPPVADTEGGGHSREGAGEPQGSLYPSDSHVATEAKSHHSEKGKGETYQKREHGEDGSQERHLEEPGETQIAFLNQPNPAGAETSEKLVSRYGSARGPEKTHSRERSSQESGEETRGPEKWPREPASRPEGQEESEESEEDASPEVDKRSRPRHHHGRSRPDRSSQEGNPPREESRHPLQDPEESDVGTASFGAKRAWHPTHRRASEEEPELGEEGRSYPAVQAPGDLEGARAGGRGSGEPRAPRPPSDENREEEDKGNRPRTELSNGARGSSDGSEGERGHHGGRSPTARGGEPGAYATPDRTEDKRFLGEARSRAQESQMDQARRHAQGELRNYLNYGEEGAQGKWPPQGDLQGTEENREDARLPGRQYAPRHITEKRLGELLSPYYDPSQWKSSHFQRRDNRDENFLEGEEENGLTLNEKNFFPEYNYDWWEKKPFEEDVNWGYEKRNLAPKLDVKRQYDRVAELDRLLHYRKKSAEFPDFYDSEEQMSPRHPAENEKERAGQGALTEEEEKELENLAAMDLELQKIAEKFSGNRRG; encoded by the exons gtggaAAAGAGgtcaaagatgaagagaaaagtgaaaatgaaaacacaaggtTTGAAGTCAGATTGTTAAGAGACCCAGCTGACACCTCTGAAGCTCACAGGGCCTCCAGCAGGGAGGACGCGGGAGCCCCAGGGGAGGACACCCAAGGCCCTCCAGTGGCGGACACAGAGGGAGGTGGGCACAGCCGAGAGGGTGCAGGCGAGCCCCAAGGGAGCCTCTATCCCTCTGACAGCCACGTCGCCACAGAAGCAAAGTCACACCACTCTGAGAAGGGCAAGGGGGAGACGTATCAGAAAAGGGAGCATGGGGAAGATGGCAGTCAGGAGAGGCACCTCGAGGAGCCAGGAGAGACACAGATCGCTTTTCTCAACCAACCGAACCCGGCGGGGGCTGAGACATCTGAGAAGCTTGTGTCCAGATACGGTAGTGCCCGAGGCCCTGAGAAGACCCACAGCCGGGAGAGGAGCAGccaggagagtggggaggagacGAGGGGCCCCGAGAAATGGCCCCGAGAGCCTGCAAGCCGACCCGAGGGCCAGGAGGAATCCGAGGAAAGTGAGGAAGATGCCAGCCCCGAGGTGGACAAACGCTCGAGGCCAAGACACCATCACGGGAGGAGCAGGCCCGACAGGTCCTCCCAGGAAGGGAATCCCCCCCGGGAGGAAAGCAGACACCCTCTCCAGGACCCCGAGGAGTCGGACGTGGGCACGGCCAGCTTCGGGGCAAAGAGAGCCTGGCATCCAACCCACCGCCGGGCTTCCGAGGAAGAACCTGaattgggggaggaagggaggagctACCCAGCCGTCCAGGCTCCCGGGGACCTGGAGGGGGCAcgagctgggggcagagggagtggAGAGCCGCGGGCCCCCAGGCCTCCCAGTGACGAGAACCGAGAGGAGGAGGACAAGGGGAACCGTCCCCGCACAGAGCTCAGTAACGGGGCGCGCGGATCCAGCGACGGGAGTGAGGGAGAGCGAGGCCACCACGGGGGACGCAGCCCCACAGCCCGGGGCGGGGAGCCGGGCGCCTACGCCACTCCGGACAGAACAGAAGACAAACGGTTCTTGGGTGAAGCCCGCAGCCGTGCTCAGGAAAGCCAGATGGACCAGGCAAGGCGGCATGCCCAAGGCGAGCTGAGAAATTACCTCAACTACGGCgaggagggagcccaggggaaGTGGCCCCCGCAGGGGGACCTGCAAGGCACGGAGGAGAACAGGGAGGACGCGAGGCTTCCAGGCAGACAGTATGCTCCCCGGCACATCACTGAGAAGCGATTAGGGGAGCTACTCAGTCCATACTACGACCCTTCCCAGTGGAAGAGCAGCCATTTTCAGAGAAGAGACAACAGGGATGAGAATTTTCTGGAGGGTGAAGAGGAAAATGGGCTGACCTTGAATGAGAAGAATTTCTTCCCAGAATACAACTATGACTGGTGGGAGAAAAAGCCCTTTGAGGAGGACGTAAACTGGGGATATGAGAAGAGGAACCTCGCCCCCAAGCTGGACGTGAAAAGGCAGTATGACAGAGTGGCTGAGCTGGACCGGCTCCTTCACTACAGGAAGAAGTCCGCTGAGTTTCCAGACTTCTATGACTCCGAGGAGCAGATGAGCCCACGCCACCCggcagagaatgagaaagagagggCTGGCCAAGGAGCTCTGACGGAGGAGGAG gaaaaagaacttgaaaatttGGCTGCGATGGATCTGGAGCTACAGAAAATAGCCGAGAAGTTCAGCGGTAACCGAAGGGGCTGA